CGGCGAAGTGAGCACCGAATCCCACCGGACATCGAGCCGGCGGAGGCGCTTGGCTGCCTTGCGCGCGGCCTTGCGGCCCGCCGGTGTCAGCCAGCGATCGGCGTCGGTGGCCGCTCCGGCGTCCACGGCCTCGGTGTGGCGGAAGAGAAACACGCGCATGGCCTACCTACTTTCGAGTGAGTTGCCAGGGCGTCCCGGAGACGCGCCCCCTGGCCAGGACCCGCAGATCGTGCGCCGGCACCCGCACCGTCACCGCGCCGCCGCCGATCGCAATCGCTTCCCCGGTGACCAGGTCGCGGTAGTTCCCGTCCTCGAGGCCCCGCAGCGCGAAAGAAGCCTCGGCGGATCCCTTGTTGAGCGCCACGACGGCCGTGTCGCCGCCGAGGTCGCGCCGGAACGCGTACGTGTCGCGATCTCCCGCCAGCTTGCGCTGCGCGCCCTTCTGCAGCGCGGGAGAGGCCTTGCGCAAGGCGTTCAGGAAGGCCAGGTGGCCGAACACGCGGTCACCGCGGGCGCGGGCGATCCCGTCGCGGCCCAGCATGCGGCGGTTGTCGGGGTCCTCGCCGCCCGGCATCTGGATCTCGGTGCCGTAGTAGATGCACGGGATGCCGCGGCTCGTGAAGTACCAGTTGAGGGCGTCCACGTACTGCTCGGTCTGCGCCGGCCGGCCCTGGGCGCCGGTGCCGTTGAAGCGCGGCTTGTCGTGGTTGTCCAGGAAGGCCACCAGGTAGGTGGCGTCGCGATACTTGCCGTCATGCGCCAGCACGGCGTCCACCTCGCGGTAGTCCCCGCCCTTGAAGGTGGCCTCCATGCGGCCCCAGGTGTTCATCGCCGAACCCGGCATGTCCAGCACGCTCATGCCGCTCTCCATGGGGTCGCCTGGCCGGGAACCAAGCTTGGTGTAGCTGGCGAGCCAGTCGTAGTCGCCGTTGGTCCAGACCTCGCCAAACATGAAGAACCGCGGCTTGTGCGCGTGAAGCCGATCGGTGAGGCCGGCCCAGAACTCGGGCCGCATCCAGGCGACGGTATCGATGCGGAACGCGTCCACGCCCCGATCCTGGTACTGCTGGTAGATCTTCGCGAACCAGTCGAGGACCGCGGGGTTGGAATCGTTGAAGTCCATCAGGTCGGCTATTTGCGCCGTGCCGTGGTTGAACCAGGCGCGGGAATCGGCCGCGACGTCGAACTCGAGGCCCAGGCCGTAGACCTTCGTGCGGGATGCGTGCCAGCGCGTCTCGGGCGCGGTCGCCGTGCCATGCCCGTGGTTGGTCACGATGTCCTGCACGACCTCGAGGCCGCGGGCGTGGCAGGCCTTGATCAGGTCGTCGTACGTCGCGCCGGGAGACTCCAGGTGGGGGTCTATCTTCGAGAAGTCCCAGGCCCAGTAGCCGTGGTAGCCGGCGGCCTCGTAGTTGCGCTGGTCGTTGAGGTAGCGGCCGGGAGGCTGCATGACCGGCGGCGTTATCCAGAGGGCCGTGAACCCCATCGCCTGGATGTGGTCCAGGTGGTCGATCAGGCCCCTGAAGTCGCCGCCCTGGTAGAAGGTGAGCTGCCCGGGCCGGAACTCGTCGCCGTAAATGCTGTCGTTTCCGGGATCGCCGTTGACGAAGCGGTCGGTGACCACGAAGTAGATGGCCTCCTCCCGGAAGTCCCAGCCCGGCCCGCGATCCGCGGGACCCGGGGCGGCCGCGGCCTGCGCGGCGTGCGCGGGCGCGCCGGCAAGCTGCCGCGAGAGGGCTTCCAGGCTGCATCCCAGGCTCGAGACGGCCAGCAGGCCCCCGAGGCCGAGCAACCAAGGACGCACCACGCAGGCATGATACACCCGCCTGCCCCTGCGGGATGAAGGCCCCGGCGCCCTCAGACCTGGTGGCGCTTGCCCTTCTTCTTCTTCGCCCGCGGCCGCGGGATGCGCCTGGAAAGCGTCGGGAGTTCCGGCGGGGGCACGATCTGCACCTGGGCGCGCGCCCGGTCGGCGAGCGCCGCCTGGGCTTCGAAGGCGATCGCCCCGTCGGGTGCCGCGCGGCGCGTCCAGGACCCGTCCGGACCCAGCACGCGGGCCTTTGCCACGTCGCCGAGATAGACTTCCACGATCTCCTCGACGATGCGCGCACGCAGGGCGGGATCGACGACCGGGAAGACGACCTCGACGCGGTGATCCAGGTTGCGCGGCATGGGATCGGCGCTGCCGATCCACACCTGGGAGTCAATCCCGCGACCCGCCACGATGATGCGGGAATGCTCGAGGAAGCGGCCGACGATGCTCGATACGCGGATGTTGTCCGAGTAACCGGGCACGCCCGGCCGCAGGCAGCACATGCCGCGGATGATCAGGTCGACATGGGCCCCGCGCTTGCCCGCGGCGTAGAGTTCGCGGATGAGTTCCGTATCGGTCAGGGCGTTTGCCTTGACGATCAGCCGGCCTTCCTTGCCCTTGGCGCCCTCGCCCCGGATGATGTCCACGAGTTCGCGCCGCAGGTTGATCGGCGCCACCAGCAGGCGGCGGTATTCCCGTTGCTGCGAGAAGCCGGTGAGGTAATTGAACAGCTCCGAGGCATCCTCGCCGAACTCCGGCCGGCAGGTGAAGAGCCCCAGGTCGGTGTAGACCTTGGCCGTCGCTGGGTTGTAGTTCCCGGTGGCGAGGTGGACGTAGCGGCGGATGCCGTCGTGCTCGCGCCTCACGACCAGGGCGACCTTGCCGTGCGTCTTGAGTCCCAGCAGGCCGTAGCTGACGTGGACGCCCACGCGCTCCAGTTGCTTGGCCCACAGGATGTTGTTCTCCTCGTCGAAGCGCGCCTTGAGTTCGACCAGGGCGGCCACCTGCTTGCCGCGCTCCGCCGCCTCGGAAAGGGCCGCGATGAAGGGCGAGTCGCCGCTCGTCCGGTACAGCGTCTGCTTGATCGCCAGCACGCTCGGGTCCTCGGCGGCCTGCCAGATGAAGTCGACGACGGGCTCGAAGGATTCGTAAGGGTGGTGCAGCAGGACGTCCTGCTCCCGGATGATCGCGAAGAGATCGTCCTCGTGCCGCAGCACTGCCGGCAAGGTCGGAATCAGGGGCGGATCGTGCAGGTCGGGGAGCGGCACGCGGGTGAGGGTCATGAAGTCTCCCACGCCCAGCGGCGGGGCCACCTCGTAGACGTCGTTCGCGTCGAGTTCCAGCGCCTGGGTGAGCAGATCGCGCACCGGCTGGGGCATCGCGACGGTGACCTCGAGCCGCGTGGCGCGGCCGAAGCGGCGCTTGCGCACCTCCCGCTCGACCGCCTTGAGCAGGTCGACCGCCTCGTCCTCCTCGATCTCCAGGTCGGCGTTGCGCGTGACGCGGAAGGGATGCACCTCGTGTATCTGGACCTCGGGGAAGAGGCTGGCGGCATTCGCGGCGATGAGTTCCTCGAGCAACACGAACTCGTGGCCGTCGCCCACCGGGACGAAGCGCGGCAGCGTGGGCGGCACCTTGACCCTGGCGAATGCGAGGCCGCCGCCCGGCGGTTCGACCAACACGGCGAGGTTCAGCGACAGGTTGGAGATGACGGGGAACGGATGGCTGGGGTCCACCGCCAGGGGCGTGAGCACCGGGAAGATCTCGCGGTGGAAATAGGCATCGAGCTGCTGGCGCTGCTGCGGCGCCAGCTCCCCGAGCGGGCAGATCCGCACGCCCTTGGCGGCCAGGGCGGGCAGGATTTCCTGCGTGAGGCAGCGCATGTGGCGGTCGAGGAGGGGCAGGATCTTCTGGCGGATGGCCGCGAGCTGGGCACCCGGGCTCATGCCGTCGGGCGACAGCACCGCCAGCCCGCTAGCGAGCTGCTGCTGCAAGCCCGAGACGCGGATCATGAAGAACTCGTCGAGGTTCGTGGAGAAGATAGCCAGGAATTTCAGGCGTTCGAGCAGCGGGCTGTGCCGGTCGAGCGCTTCCTCCAGGACCCGCTGGTTGAAGTCGAGCCACGAAAGCTCTTGGTTGATGAAGGCGTCGCTTGGCACGAGTGTAGATACCCGGCGAGCGGGGGTTGGATTACTCGGCTCGGGAGCTTTCCATGCCGGCACGCCGGCCGTTGGCTTCCGGTCCGCTGGCGCCGCGCAGCACGTCGTCGATCGCTTGCAGGAGTTCCCGCCGCCGATAGGGCTTGCGCAGATAGGAGTTGGCTCCGGCGGCCAGACCGGCCGCGTAGTCGGAGCCGCTGGCCTTCGCGGAGACGCAGATGATGGGCACGTCCCTGGTCCTGTCGACCGTACGGAGCCGGCGCGTGACTTCCAGGCCGTCCATGCCCGGCATGAGCACGTCCATCAGGATCACGTCGAAACGCTCGCCCTTGTCGACCAGCAGGTCCAAGGCCTCCTGCCCCGTCCTGCAGCTGACGACCTCATGTCCCTGGCTGGTGAGGATTACCTCCGCAATCTCGCGATTGGTGGGTTCATCCTCGACGACAAGTACGCGCAAATTCCCAAGCGTCATTTGTGAGATATCTTAACACTTTGTGTTTACAGTTGGTGGCCCAAGGTGAGAATTCACGAAAACTTTCTCGGCCTTCAGCGGCGGAAACGCTCCAGCAGGCGCTCGATCTCGACCGCCTGATCCCCCAGGGCGTTGACGGCGCCGGTCACTTCGGTCAACGCGCGAATCTGCTCCTCGCCCTGCGTCGCGACGCTCCGGGCGCCCTTCTGCGTTTCTTCGGCGAGGTTGGCGACGATCATCAGCTTCTCGACCAGGCGGTCCGAACTTCCCTTGACATGCGCGGTAGCGCGCAGGATCTCGCCGACCTGGTCGGTGGAGCGGCCCATGGCCTCGCGGGTGTCCGAGATGGCGCGGCCGGCGTCGCGGGCCGCCTGTTCGCCCTCGGTGACCTTGCGGGTGCCCACGCCGATGGCCGACGCGACTTCCTTCGTGCGGCCCTGCACGCGCAGCAGGATGTCCTGGATGCTCGCGAGGGCGTTCGACGTCTGGGTCGCGAGCGACCGGATCTCCTCGGCGATGATGGCGAAACCCTGGCCCTTCTCCCCGGCCTGGGCGGCGGCGATGCCCGCGTTGATCGCGAGCAGGTTGGTCTTCTTGGCGATGGTGTGGACGGTCTGGACGATGTCGCCGATCGAGAGGACCTCCCGCGAGAGTTCCACGACGCCGTCGGTCGAGCGATGAACCGCGTTGCGCAGGTCGGTCATCGCGTCGGAAAGCTTGTCGAGAGCTTCCTTGCCCGTACCGACGGTCTCGAACGTCCGCCGGTAGATGGACTCGGCCTCGATCGCATTGCGTTCCGCCGCCCGAATCAGCTCGTCGAAGGCCATCAGCGCGGAGATCGCCTCGCGCAGGAGATCGGCCTGGTTGGATACGATGCCCAGGACGCGGCTCGACAGGCCCGAAATGCCGCGGGCCATCCGCGTGCTCCGGTCGGAAGAACTGGTCAGCTCGTCGTGCGCCCGGGTCAAGCCGGCCGCCGCGCCGGAAGCCTGGTCGACCCATTGCACGAGGCTGCTGCGAGCGGCCGACAGGTGGTCGGCCACCTCGAGCAGGCCTGGCGGCGCGGAATGCGGCACGGCGAAGCGCAGGTTGCCCTCGCCGAGTTCCTTGACGCCTTCGGCCAGGGTGGCGAGCGTGCGGCCCACGCGGAGCGAGGCGACGATGGCCACCAGGCTCGCGGCCGCCACCGCGATGGCGGCGGCGCCGGCCAGAATCGGCCAGCGCACCGGCGCTCCGCCGATCCAGACCATGGCCCCGACGGCCAGTGCCTGAGAGGCGATCGCGATCGAGACGAGTAGCGCCCAGATCCCGAATTTGGACGTCATCAAGGCGAAGATCGTAGCACAAGGGCGCGATAACGAATCGCAATACCGGGCATATTTACAGGGGAACCTCGGTCGACGGTTGCTCGTCAATACGAAACACGGTGCCCGGGAGGAGAGGGGATGAAACTCGGCGATAGCCTGCGCATGCTGCTTGCCGTCACGGTTGCCGCGACCATGACCGGTTGCGACCTGGGCCCGGCGGCCAGCAAGGTCAAGAAGGCCGGCTCCAAGCTGGCGCAGACGTTCCTGGACCAGGCGGGCGGCTCCGAAAAGGAGCAAGCCGGCCGGTCGATCATCAAGGATTCGATCGCCGTGCTGCAGGCGGATCTCGAAGGCGAGATCGGCTCGTCGCTGGCGGACGACGCCAGCTTCGGCACGCAGGGCGCGGCGCGTTACGCCGTGCAGGGGGATCCAGCGCCGACTTTACAGCAGCTGGAGGCCCAGCTTGCCGAGGTCGAGGCGAAGATCAAGGCGCTCACCCAGACCTCGGCCGGCACCAACGTGGCGCCCAGCTTGACGAACGAGCAGAAGGCCCAGCTTGCCGAGCTCGAATCCAAGCGCAACGCGCTCCGGGAAGCCATCGCCAAGGCCAAGGCCGCCAGCACGACGACCTCGGGCGGCAGCACCGGCAGCGGCGGCACCGCGACGTCGGGCGGCTCGAACACGACGGCCGGCGGCAGCACCGGTACTTCCAGCGAAGCCGATCGCCTCCGCAAGGAGCTCGAGGAGATTTACAAGGCGGGCCAGCCGCTGGTCGAGAAGATGAATTCCGGCCAGAAGCTCTCGGCCGAGGAGGCGGCCCAACTCGAGCGGCTCAAGAAGGCGCATGCCGAGATCTCGGCCAAGCTCGAAGCCCTCAAGAAGCAGCAGGGCGGCACGACCGCCCCGCCGCCGCCCAAGCCCGAGCCGCCCAAGGTCGACCCCAACAAGAAGCCGCCCGAGCCCCCCAAGGAGCACATTAAGCCCGAGGAGCACTTCAAGGCGGCGCCCAAGCCCGAGCAGACCGCCTCGGCCGACGTCGCCGCGCTGCGGAAGGAACTCGAGAAGCTCCAGAAGGCCAACGAACAGCTTCGCAAGCAGCAGGACGAGCTGCGCAAGGTGACCGACGAGCTCAAGAAGAAGCTCGAGGAAGTCGCCAAGAAGCGCGAAGAGCAGGAGAAGAAGGCGAAGGAAGTCGCCAAGAACGTCCAGAAGGGCTTCGTCGACAATGGCGACGGGACTCTCACCTACACGATGAAGATGGAGAGCGAGACCAAGAAGACCAAGACCACCCACGAGGTCTCCAAGACGGTCAACGCCCTGACCAAGGAAGTCATCGAGGAATCCAGCTTCATCACCAAGGTGCTGGGCAACGGCGCGACGATGAAAATAGGCCGCACTCGCAAGTTCAACGAGGACGGGAGCTGGTCGGCGACGTCCAGCAGCGAGATCACCAAGGACGGCAAGACCAAGAAGGTGGACTGGAACAAGACCGTCAACGCCGACGGCAGCGGCAGCGCCGAGGGCAAGATCACGCGGCATGACGGCTCCACCGTGACCATCACGATCACCCGCAACGCCGACGGCAGCACCACCGCCACGGCCGTGGACACCGGGAAGAAGGTCAAGGCGGACGTCGCCAAGGAGTCCGACATGGACACCACGGCGGAGGCCAAGATCTCCGACACGGCGACGGGGCAGACGATCGCCGAGGTCACCGTCGAGGATCCCGAGGGCGTGCCGCCGACGGCGGAGTAGCCCGGCCAGGTCCGGAGGGTCGGCCCCGCGAGGAGCCGACCCTCGGTTATTTGGTTATGGTCCCGGGTATATTCGCTTGGCGCCGGGGGTAGGTAGGCGCCAAGGGGGCAGAGTTGGCAAGCCCGGGATTCTCCAGACCGTTGCACCGTGCAAAGCGGGTGCTGATGGGGCTGCTGGCGGCCCTGGCCCTCGCGGCCGGCAGCGCCGGAAGCGCGTGGGCCTCTCCGGCCGACGGCGTCATGCAGGATCTGCGGGGATCGCAGCCGTGGGCGCTCCTGCTGGGCTGGGAAGGCACGGAGCTACAGGACGGCACCACCGCCCACCGCGTGGTGGTCAACAAGCAGCACGAGACGTCCGAATACTCGATAAGCCTGGCCCAGAACCGCGTCGCGGGGAAGATCGACGCCAGCTACCTGGTGGCGATGCGCGACATCTATGCGCCGCTCGAGATGGCCACCGAGTACGAGACGCGCCTAGACGAGGCGATCGGCTCGCTCGCCCTGGCGATGGGCCTGGATCCCCGCCAGACCCAGCAGGTTCGCACCCTCGTGGCGGACGCCGTGGAGGCCGAGGGACGGCGCGGCTATCACATCTTCGTCGGGAATCTCATCTTCCACTGCGCCAGCTACCTGCCCACCAGCGTCACGCAGGGCTACACCCTGACCGTGATGTCGATGACCTCGGACAATCCCCTCGCCAGGGGAATCGTGGCGCAGCTCAAGTCCAACAACGCCAAGAAGGACAAGGTCCGCATCAACGAGGCGGCCACGCTGCGCCTGGCACGCAACTGGCGGGCGCTCTACTCCCACGGCCTGGCGTGGACCAAGGAACTGCCGGGCAGCGGGCATGCCTGGCGCTCGCTGGGCGAGGCGGCGCTGGGTCTGCGCAAGTTCCCCGAGGCGGCGAAGGCCCTGCAGACCGCAACGCGGCTGCTGAAGCCCGACGGCGCCATGTGGAAGTCCCTCGGGTTCGCGCAGGCGGGTCTGCGCGACTGGAAGGGCTCGGCGGCGTCGTTCCAGAAAGCCCTGGAGCGCAACCCGCGCGATGTGGAGGCCCTCTGGAACCAGGGCGTTGCGCTGGCGTACCTGCAGCGCTACACGGCCCTGCCGGGCGTACAGTTGCGGCTGCAGGCCGTCGATCCGGTGCTAGGGCGGCGCTTCTACGAGGAGCTCGTCAGGCAGATCCCGTCTCAGCAGGCCGAGATCCGCTGACCTGCTGGGCGCGGGCGAAGTAGCGCTGCGCCTCCGCGCCGATCCCCTGGTTCTGGTACAGCACGCCCAGGCAGGCATAGACGTAGGCCAGGAGGTTCTCGTGGCCGACCATGCCCTCCAGGATGGACGCGGCGCCGCGCAACTTGGCTTCAGCCTCGACGCCGTCGTGGTGGCGCAAGTCGGCATCGGCGGCAAGCACCAGGATGGCGGCGAGGACCGGGTGCTGCGCACCAAATCTGGCCTGCGCCTCCGAGATGGCCTGGCGCATCCGGATCACCGTCTCCTGGAAGTAGCCTTGCCGTGCCGAGCCGATCGCGGCCTCCAGGTGCCGCGTGAAGGTCTTGCGGCCCTGCAACTCGAAGCCGTTGCAGTATGCCAGCGTGCGCGTGAAAATGGCTCGCGCCATGGCCTCCCCGCCGGGCGGCCAGTTCTGGTCGATGCGACCCACTAATCCCCCAATGAACGATCGGTAATTGAAACATGCCACAAGACGAGCGAATTCCTGCGTTCTTGCAGCAAACTCTCAGCTCAAGATTTGCGAAGGCCGCCACTTGTGCATTTATGTGCCTTTATCTAGCTCCCGCGGAGGCCAGGAGCGGCTGGCCCGCTTTCGACCTCCAGGGGCACCGGGGCGCCCGGGACGAGCGCCCGGAGAACACCCTGGCCGGCTTCGCCCACACCCTCGGGGTGGGCGTCTCCACGCTGGAACTCGATCTGGCGATCACCCGCGACGGCGAGGTGGTGGTGAGCCATGACCTGCACCTCGCGCCGCACCTGACCCGCGACGGCGCCGGGCGGTGGCTGGGCGGGCCGAGTGGACCGCTGATCTACGACCTGACCTACGCCGAACTGGCGACTTTCGACGTCGGCGCGATCAACCCGCTGAGCCCGTACTGGCTGCTCCACGGGCGAGAGCAGCAAGCCGTGCCGGGTGAGCGCATCCCCACGCTCGGCCAGGTCTTCGATCTCGCCAAGCGCCACGGCGCCGACGTGCGCTTCAACGTCGAGACCAAGATAGATCCCCGCCGGCCGGGCGACGCGCCCGATCCCTACACCTACGCGCGCAAGGTGCTCGCCGTCGTGTCGAATCATGGCCTGCGCGACCGGGTGATGGTGCAGTCCTTCGACTGGCGCACCCTCCTCGAGGTGCGGCGCCTCGACAAGGAAATCGCCCTGGTCGCCCTGACGGCCGAGCAACCGGTGTGGGGCCCGGACGGCCTCTATCGCGAGGTCGGCCGGCCGGGATGCTCTCCGTGGATGGCGGGCCTCGACATCGACGATTTCGAGGGCAACTACGTGCGCGCCGCTAAGTCGATCGGCGTCGCCGTGGTTTCGCCCTACCACGGAGAGTTGACCGCGGCCATCGTGGCCGAGGCGCACGCCCTGGGGATGCGGGTCGTGCCGTGGACGGTCAACGATCCCGCCGATATCGCCCGCCTGGTGGACATGGGCGTCGACGGCGTCATCACCGACCGCCCGACCGCCGCGCGCAAGATCCTGGCGGCCAAGGGCGTCAAGCTCCCGGCACCCGTGCCGCCGGCCCCCGTGCGAGTGGCGCCGGCCTCCGTGCAAATGGCGCCGGCCCCTGTGCAAGTGGCGCCGGCCCCTGTGCAAGTGGCGCCGGCCTCCGTGCAAGTGGCGCCGGCCTCCGTGCCGGCGGTGCCATAGCCTTCGCTAGGTGGCCTTGGCGGCCTTGGCCTTCGCCTTGGCCTTGAAGCCGGCCTCTTTGATCGACGCGATGATGCGGGCGGCGTCGACCTTGCCGGCTTCGTAGGTGATGGTCCCGACGCCGCTTTCCAGGTCCACGTTGACGGTGCGCACGCCCGCCCGCTTGGACACCGACTGCGTGACCTTCTCGACGCAGCTAGTGCAGGTCATGCCCGTGATCTCGAACTTCTCGGTCTTGAGCTTGGGATTGGCGGCGCCCATCAGGGCCCCGGCTACCAGGAGCAAGGCTAGCTTTTTCATGGGGCCAGTATACGTGGAAAACCCGTAGTCGGTTACCGGGTGTACGCTGATCGGGTGAACACCGGCATCCTGTCCCGGGGCAAACAAATCGGGCCGGCCAGCGCGGCCGGCCTGGTCGTCGCGTCGATGATCGGCAGCGGGGTCTTCGTCACGAGCGGCTTCATGGCCAAGGATCTGTCGCCGGCGGCCATCCTGGCGGGATGGCTCTTCGGCGGCGTGCTGGCGGCCTCGGGCGCCCTGTGCTACGCCGCCGTGGCGGCGCGCATCCCCCGCAGCGGCGGCGAGTACCGCTACCTCCACGATGTGTATCACCCGTATGCGGGGTACCTGGCGGGGTGGACGTCCATCGTCTTCGGCTTCGCCGGCCCGATCGCCATGGCGGCGATGGCCGCGGGGGCCTACGCCGACGTCCTGCTGTGGAAGGGCGCCGCCCTGCCCATCGCCGTCGCCCTGGTGCTGGGCCTGGGCGCCGTGCAGGCCACCGGCATGCGCCTGGGCGCCCCGGTGCAGAACTTCGGCGTCCTGCTCAAGATCGCCACCATCCTCGTCTTCCTGGCCGGGGCGCTGTTCTCGGGCGCCATGGAGCCCCAGCGCGCCCTGCCCGACGCCCAGACGGCCCGATCGCTGGCCAGCCTGCCCTTCGCGGTCGGGCAGATCTACATAGGTTTCGCGTTTGCCGGCTGGAGCGCGGCGGTCTACCTGGCCTCGGAGGTCAAGGACGCCGCCCGCAACGTACCGCGGGCCATGCTGTGGGGCTGCGGCCTCGTCACGGTCGTCTACCTGCTGCTCAACTACGTCTTCGTCAGCGCCCTGACCCCGGCCGAACTGGCCGAAGTCGCGGGCTCCCAGGACAGGTCGCTCACGCTAGGGCACCTGGTGGCGATGCGGATGCTGGGCGAGACGGGCGGGCGCCTGGCCTCGCTGATGGTCTTGCTGGTGCAGGTCTCGGCGGTCTGCGCCTTCTCGATGACCGGCCCGCGGGTGTGCGACGCGATGGCGCGGGACGGCTTCCTGCCCGGCTGGGCGCGGTGGCGGGAAGGCCGGCTGGCCGGCCTGGGACCGGTAGGGCTGGTGACCGGCCTGGCGGCCCTGCTGCTCCTGTCGAACACCTACGAGACGCTGCTCAACGCGGTCGGCGTCACGCTCGCCATCTTTGGCGCCATGAGCGCCACCGCGGTCGTGAAGCTCTACGGCCGGGACCTGCCGAAGCACCTCTGGGCGGCGCTGATCGTGTTCGTGGGAGGCGTGGCCTGGAGCGTGGCCGGCAGCCTCTACGCCTACCCGCAGACCGCGCTGTGGGCCCTGGTCACGCTCGGGGTGGCGTCGGGGTTTTACCTGGTCGCCCGGCGGCGGGCGCGGGAAGGGCTTTCGCCAGGGTGAGCAGTTCGGGGCATTCGGGATCGTCCCTTTCGACCCGCAGCCAGTCGACGAATCCCAGCGAGCGGTAGAACGCCCGCGTCCGCGCGTAGGGTTCGTAGTCCACGCCGTCTCCCAGCGTCTCGACCAGGAGCCGCGCCACGCCGGTGCCCGCCAGTTCGGCTTCCAGGGCCGCGACAAGGGCCCGGCCCACCCCGCTCCGGTGCATCTCGGGGTCCACGGCGAGCCAGCCGATGTACGCGTCGCCCTCTTTCACGTAGTACGAGAGGAAGCCTCTGATTCGCTCGCCGGCGACCGCCACGCGGCGATGCTGGAAGCGGAGATCGACAGCCATGTGCTCCACGCCGCGATCAGTGA
Above is a window of Candidatus Tanganyikabacteria bacterium DNA encoding:
- a CDS encoding GNAT family N-acetyltransferase, translating into MELTLRRGHRAEIPAMLRIARGLPAWFTDRGVEHMAVDLRFQHRRVAVAGERIRGFLSYYVKEGDAYIGWLAVDPEMHRSGVGRALVAALEAELAGTGVARLLVETLGDGVDYEPYARTRAFYRSLGFVDWLRVERDDPECPELLTLAKALPAPAAGRPGKTPTPPRA
- a CDS encoding APC family permease; the encoded protein is MNTGILSRGKQIGPASAAGLVVASMIGSGVFVTSGFMAKDLSPAAILAGWLFGGVLAASGALCYAAVAARIPRSGGEYRYLHDVYHPYAGYLAGWTSIVFGFAGPIAMAAMAAGAYADVLLWKGAALPIAVALVLGLGAVQATGMRLGAPVQNFGVLLKIATILVFLAGALFSGAMEPQRALPDAQTARSLASLPFAVGQIYIGFAFAGWSAAVYLASEVKDAARNVPRAMLWGCGLVTVVYLLLNYVFVSALTPAELAEVAGSQDRSLTLGHLVAMRMLGETGGRLASLMVLLVQVSAVCAFSMTGPRVCDAMARDGFLPGWARWREGRLAGLGPVGLVTGLAALLLLSNTYETLLNAVGVTLAIFGAMSATAVVKLYGRDLPKHLWAALIVFVGGVAWSVAGSLYAYPQTALWALVTLGVASGFYLVARRRAREGLSPG
- a CDS encoding response regulator, with translation MTLGNLRVLVVEDEPTNREIAEVILTSQGHEVVSCRTGQEALDLLVDKGERFDVILMDVLMPGMDGLEVTRRLRTVDRTRDVPIICVSAKASGSDYAAGLAAGANSYLRKPYRRRELLQAIDDVLRGASGPEANGRRAGMESSRAE
- the ppk1 gene encoding polyphosphate kinase 1, producing MPSDAFINQELSWLDFNQRVLEEALDRHSPLLERLKFLAIFSTNLDEFFMIRVSGLQQQLASGLAVLSPDGMSPGAQLAAIRQKILPLLDRHMRCLTQEILPALAAKGVRICPLGELAPQQRQQLDAYFHREIFPVLTPLAVDPSHPFPVISNLSLNLAVLVEPPGGGLAFARVKVPPTLPRFVPVGDGHEFVLLEELIAANAASLFPEVQIHEVHPFRVTRNADLEIEEDEAVDLLKAVEREVRKRRFGRATRLEVTVAMPQPVRDLLTQALELDANDVYEVAPPLGVGDFMTLTRVPLPDLHDPPLIPTLPAVLRHEDDLFAIIREQDVLLHHPYESFEPVVDFIWQAAEDPSVLAIKQTLYRTSGDSPFIAALSEAAERGKQVAALVELKARFDEENNILWAKQLERVGVHVSYGLLGLKTHGKVALVVRREHDGIRRYVHLATGNYNPATAKVYTDLGLFTCRPEFGEDASELFNYLTGFSQQREYRRLLVAPINLRRELVDIIRGEGAKGKEGRLIVKANALTDTELIRELYAAGKRGAHVDLIIRGMCCLRPGVPGYSDNIRVSSIVGRFLEHSRIIVAGRGIDSQVWIGSADPMPRNLDHRVEVVFPVVDPALRARIVEEIVEVYLGDVAKARVLGPDGSWTRRAAPDGAIAFEAQAALADRARAQVQIVPPPELPTLSRRIPRPRAKKKKGKRHQV
- a CDS encoding heavy-metal-associated domain-containing protein, producing MKKLALLLVAGALMGAANPKLKTEKFEITGMTCTSCVEKVTQSVSKRAGVRTVNVDLESGVGTITYEAGKVDAARIIASIKEAGFKAKAKAKAAKAT
- a CDS encoding glycerophosphodiester phosphodiesterase, producing MCLYLAPAEARSGWPAFDLQGHRGARDERPENTLAGFAHTLGVGVSTLELDLAITRDGEVVVSHDLHLAPHLTRDGAGRWLGGPSGPLIYDLTYAELATFDVGAINPLSPYWLLHGREQQAVPGERIPTLGQVFDLAKRHGADVRFNVETKIDPRRPGDAPDPYTYARKVLAVVSNHGLRDRVMVQSFDWRTLLEVRRLDKEIALVALTAEQPVWGPDGLYREVGRPGCSPWMAGLDIDDFEGNYVRAAKSIGVAVVSPYHGELTAAIVAEAHALGMRVVPWTVNDPADIARLVDMGVDGVITDRPTAARKILAAKGVKLPAPVPPAPVRVAPASVQMAPAPVQVAPAPVQVAPASVQVAPASVPAVP